One window of Fundidesulfovibrio soli genomic DNA carries:
- a CDS encoding 4Fe-4S dicluster domain-containing protein produces the protein MRPPMAQDNRKLSRREFLRLGGGMYAAIGFGIKYPQNLVPFIVPPDQVAPEGWSHFATTCRECPAGCGMLLSHRDGRVTKAEGAPGHPVGYGALCPRGQSSVQGLYDPDRLRSPHVKSEKGLSVPASWEQAIPALAQRLKSKAGRVFVLSKLETGALAEILNRFAHAFGGSALFWEPLGYAPLLRAHKAVFGRPVIPRYLIDRCDFLLGFGAQFLETWVSNVEYARRFTEMHTRANTPGRYVHVGPQFSMTAANADIFVQVPAGAEADVALALLKIIFERGWGAPGSEALAALAAPLTEGIRPEAMPLPDASRRLEVLAREFARAPTSLALPGPLGARGPLAERLALAAGLLNKACGRDGQTLDFSRPHALGGAASDAELDELLSGLTPGDIVILHQLNLAYTRPELIDKLRRAGVIISLTVMHDETSALADWALPVDSPLESWGDYEPVKGLTAFMQPSMARLHDSRSAGDILLALARAAGIPLARREGRPPEEDFRAWLDGTWKELFDAAGVAGSFEEARQEALGRGWLELPAAAATADTGKAAGLPSGPWQSPETAPGQNPSQESTPDSKAPLFHLLAWPSIYFYDGSLANRGWLQEASDPVSAVAWGNWLDIHPMRAAELGIADGDLVEAASATGAVRVPARLTSGVAANAVALGLGQGHTGLGETARGVGGNAYALLGPVDPGRLFAGVSVRKIGSAFPVTPLATSEQHGRDLLRWTSVSEAASGKAADEITMPLPSGYKRSRDLYGGHEHAVHRWAMAVDLNRCIGCGACRVACYAENNIPVMGAKVVSMGREMAWLRIVPYAHPERPGRLGFLPLLCQHCDAAPCEPVCPVFASVNNEEGLNAQIYNRCIGTRYCAQNCPYKVRKFNWFDGSWRSPLHWQLNPEVTVRVRGVMEKCTFCVQRIRLAEYQARLEDRPIRDGDITPACMQTCPAGVFLFGDLRDPKSEISRRFATDPRRYQLLHELNTKSAVLYLKRVENDALLRTWEEKA, from the coding sequence ATGAGGCCCCCCATGGCACAAGACAACCGCAAACTGAGCAGGCGCGAATTCTTGCGCCTGGGCGGCGGAATGTATGCGGCCATCGGGTTCGGGATCAAATATCCGCAAAACCTCGTCCCCTTCATAGTCCCCCCGGACCAGGTGGCCCCGGAGGGCTGGAGCCATTTCGCCACGACGTGCCGGGAATGCCCCGCCGGTTGCGGTATGCTTCTCTCTCACCGGGATGGCCGCGTGACGAAGGCCGAAGGCGCCCCGGGGCACCCCGTCGGCTACGGCGCGTTGTGTCCTCGGGGGCAGTCCTCCGTGCAGGGCCTCTACGACCCCGACCGACTGCGGTCGCCGCACGTAAAGTCCGAGAAGGGGTTGAGCGTCCCCGCAAGCTGGGAGCAGGCCATCCCGGCCCTGGCCCAACGCCTGAAAAGCAAAGCTGGCCGGGTGTTCGTGCTCAGCAAGCTGGAAACTGGAGCCTTGGCCGAAATCCTGAACCGCTTCGCCCATGCCTTCGGCGGAAGCGCCCTCTTCTGGGAGCCGTTGGGTTATGCCCCCCTGTTGCGAGCCCACAAGGCAGTGTTCGGGCGACCCGTCATCCCCCGCTACCTAATCGACCGCTGCGACTTTCTGCTGGGTTTCGGTGCCCAGTTTCTGGAGACATGGGTCTCAAACGTGGAATATGCCCGGCGCTTCACCGAAATGCACACACGGGCAAACACACCGGGACGTTACGTGCATGTGGGGCCGCAGTTCTCCATGACCGCGGCCAACGCGGATATTTTCGTGCAGGTTCCGGCCGGAGCCGAGGCCGACGTGGCCTTGGCCCTGCTCAAAATCATTTTCGAGCGCGGCTGGGGCGCACCCGGCAGCGAAGCCCTCGCAGCCTTGGCCGCCCCTCTGACTGAAGGAATCAGGCCCGAGGCGATGCCCCTGCCCGATGCGTCCCGCCGCCTGGAGGTCCTGGCCCGCGAGTTCGCACGCGCCCCGACCAGTCTGGCCTTGCCCGGCCCTCTGGGCGCACGCGGCCCCCTGGCCGAGCGCCTGGCGCTGGCCGCCGGGCTGCTCAACAAGGCCTGCGGCAGGGACGGCCAGACCCTGGATTTTTCCCGGCCCCACGCCCTGGGCGGCGCAGCCTCGGACGCCGAGTTGGACGAACTCCTCTCTGGTCTGACTCCAGGCGACATCGTGATCCTCCATCAGCTGAACCTGGCCTACACCCGGCCTGAGCTGATCGACAAACTGCGACGTGCCGGCGTCATCATCAGCCTGACGGTCATGCACGACGAAACGAGCGCCCTGGCCGACTGGGCGCTGCCTGTGGATTCCCCCCTGGAATCCTGGGGCGACTACGAACCCGTGAAGGGGCTGACCGCCTTCATGCAGCCTTCCATGGCCCGGCTGCACGACTCCCGATCAGCGGGAGACATCCTGCTTGCCCTGGCCCGGGCAGCTGGGATTCCGCTGGCCCGCCGGGAGGGTCGGCCGCCTGAGGAGGATTTCCGGGCCTGGCTGGACGGCACCTGGAAAGAGCTGTTCGACGCAGCCGGGGTGGCCGGTTCCTTCGAGGAAGCCCGCCAGGAGGCCTTGGGCCGGGGCTGGCTGGAACTCCCCGCAGCTGCGGCCACCGCCGATACGGGCAAGGCCGCAGGGCTGCCGTCCGGTCCATGGCAATCCCCCGAAACGGCACCAGGGCAGAATCCCTCGCAGGAGTCAACGCCGGATTCGAAAGCCCCCCTGTTTCACCTTTTGGCCTGGCCCTCGATCTATTTTTACGACGGCAGCCTCGCCAACAGGGGCTGGCTCCAGGAGGCTTCCGACCCGGTCAGCGCGGTGGCCTGGGGGAACTGGCTGGACATCCACCCCATGAGGGCCGCCGAGTTGGGCATAGCCGACGGGGATCTGGTGGAGGCCGCATCCGCCACAGGCGCGGTGCGCGTTCCGGCGCGCCTCACGAGCGGGGTGGCCGCCAACGCCGTAGCCCTGGGGCTGGGACAGGGCCACACGGGCCTGGGCGAGACGGCCCGGGGCGTGGGAGGCAACGCCTACGCCCTGCTCGGGCCTGTCGATCCGGGACGGTTGTTCGCCGGGGTGAGCGTCAGGAAGATCGGGTCCGCCTTTCCCGTCACGCCCCTGGCCACCAGCGAGCAGCACGGGCGGGACCTGTTGCGCTGGACCAGCGTGTCGGAAGCGGCGTCGGGCAAGGCCGCCGACGAGATCACCATGCCTCTCCCCTCCGGCTACAAACGCAGCAGGGACCTCTACGGCGGGCACGAACACGCGGTGCACCGCTGGGCCATGGCCGTCGACCTCAACCGCTGCATCGGCTGCGGCGCCTGCAGGGTGGCCTGCTACGCCGAGAACAACATCCCAGTGATGGGGGCCAAGGTCGTTTCCATGGGGCGGGAGATGGCCTGGCTCAGGATAGTGCCATACGCGCACCCCGAACGCCCCGGCAGGCTGGGTTTCCTGCCGCTGCTCTGCCAGCACTGCGACGCGGCCCCGTGCGAACCTGTCTGCCCGGTCTTCGCCTCGGTCAACAACGAGGAAGGGCTCAACGCCCAGATCTACAACCGCTGCATCGGCACCCGCTACTGCGCACAGAACTGCCCCTACAAGGTGCGCAAGTTCAACTGGTTCGACGGGAGCTGGCGCTCCCCCCTGCATTGGCAGCTCAACCCCGAGGTGACGGTTCGGGTCCGGGGGGTCATGGAGAAGTGCACCTTTTGCGTGCAGCGCATCCGCCTCGCCGAGTATCAGGCCCGGCTGGAGGACAGGCCCATCCGGGACGGCGACATCACGCCCGCCTGCATGCAGACCTGCCCGGCCGGGGTCTTCCTCTTCGGGGATCTGCGCGACCCGAAATCCGAGATATCCAGGCGCTTTGCCACTGACCCGAGGCGCTACCAACTCCTCCACGAGCTGAACACGAAATCAGCCGTGCTCTACCTCAAGCGGGTGGAGAACGACGCCCTGCTGCGGACCTGGGAGGAAAAGGCATGA
- a CDS encoding cation:proton antiporter, protein MGFFPLVSIIISLAAVSSYLNFRYVKLPTTIGVMLVSLVASLLIVLVGPYAPNFHQQAATLVSQVNFDQVVLHGMLAFLLFAGSINVQIEDLGREWLPVSLLAIVGTLISTTVVGGSAWLLLGWLGQGIPLMHALLFGALISPTDPIAVLRIMKSVRASRQLEVQVTGESLFNDGLGVVVFLLLLQLSGQDGSGQGAAPLSIDPWQVGMLLLKEVGGALVLALAAGVVAYHMLKRVDNYKIEVLLTLALAMGLYALADALHFSAPIAVVAAGLFVGNRGRAFAMTEQTREHVDTFWELIDDILNAVLFLLIGLEILVLPIEREWLVAGALVIPIVLAARWLSVAGIMGPLGWVTPQSRGAIPVLTWGGLRGGISVAMSLSLPVSDSRSLILTLTYLVVLFSILVQGLTVGWVIRKTSDLEPPGIFPD, encoded by the coding sequence GTGGGTTTCTTTCCGCTGGTCAGCATCATCATCTCGCTCGCGGCCGTCTCGAGCTATCTCAATTTCAGATACGTCAAACTGCCGACCACTATCGGCGTCATGCTGGTGAGCCTGGTCGCCTCACTCCTGATCGTGCTTGTTGGCCCATACGCCCCCAATTTCCACCAACAGGCGGCCACGCTGGTTTCACAGGTCAATTTCGACCAGGTCGTCCTACATGGCATGCTCGCGTTTCTGTTGTTCGCAGGCTCCATAAACGTGCAGATCGAGGACCTGGGCCGTGAATGGCTGCCCGTCTCACTGCTCGCCATTGTCGGGACGCTCATCTCCACCACCGTTGTCGGCGGTTCGGCGTGGCTGCTGCTTGGCTGGCTGGGACAGGGAATTCCCTTGATGCACGCGCTGCTGTTCGGCGCGCTGATTTCGCCCACAGACCCGATAGCAGTGCTGAGGATCATGAAATCCGTCCGCGCCTCCCGCCAGCTGGAAGTGCAGGTGACCGGCGAGTCCTTGTTCAATGACGGCCTGGGCGTTGTCGTCTTCCTGCTCCTGCTGCAGCTCTCCGGCCAGGACGGATCGGGCCAAGGGGCGGCGCCTCTCTCGATTGATCCCTGGCAAGTGGGGATGCTGCTGCTCAAGGAAGTGGGCGGCGCACTGGTGCTGGCGCTGGCGGCTGGAGTCGTCGCGTATCACATGCTCAAGCGGGTCGATAACTACAAGATCGAAGTGCTGCTCACACTCGCCCTGGCCATGGGGCTTTACGCGCTGGCGGATGCGCTGCATTTTTCCGCGCCGATAGCAGTCGTGGCCGCCGGGCTCTTCGTTGGAAACCGCGGGCGGGCATTCGCCATGACGGAGCAGACGCGGGAACACGTCGACACTTTCTGGGAGCTTATTGACGATATTCTCAACGCGGTTCTCTTTCTGCTGATCGGGCTGGAGATTCTCGTGCTGCCGATCGAGCGCGAATGGCTGGTGGCCGGCGCCCTCGTCATACCGATCGTGCTGGCGGCGCGCTGGCTGAGCGTTGCGGGAATCATGGGGCCGCTCGGCTGGGTCACGCCCCAGTCGCGCGGTGCGATTCCGGTGCTGACCTGGGGCGGTTTGCGCGGAGGCATTTCAGTTGCCATGTCGCTTTCCTTGCCGGTCAGCGACTCACGAAGCCTGATACTGACCCTCACGTATCTCGTGGTTTTGTTTTCCATCCTCGTCCAAGGCTTGACTGTGGGCTGGGTGATCCGAAAGACCAGCGATCTGGAGCCGCCCGGCATTTTTCCCGATTGA
- a CDS encoding HAD family hydrolase has product MDEARLGLPGGIRACLFDLDGVLTETAKLHAEAWKRMFDDFLSSRARASGQSFVPFDAVGEYDQYVDGKPRADGIRSFLGSRGIELAEGSEGDPAAAETVQGLGTRKNGIFLSLLRERGVEAYPGSLRYVRAVKSAGLRTAVVSSSTNCREALEAADIADLFDARIDGIVARERRLPGKPAPDTYVAAARALGVEPARAAVFEDALAGVAAGRAGKFGFVVGVDRMGQARELRAHGADIVVNDLAELLEAK; this is encoded by the coding sequence ATGGATGAGGCCAGACTGGGCTTGCCCGGGGGCATCCGCGCCTGCCTCTTCGACCTGGACGGCGTGCTCACAGAAACGGCGAAACTTCATGCCGAGGCCTGGAAGCGGATGTTCGACGATTTTCTCTCCAGCCGCGCCCGGGCGAGCGGCCAATCGTTTGTCCCCTTTGATGCCGTCGGCGAATACGACCAATACGTCGACGGCAAGCCGCGCGCCGACGGGATACGGTCCTTTCTCGGTTCGCGCGGCATTGAGCTGGCCGAAGGCAGTGAGGGCGATCCGGCAGCGGCTGAAACCGTCCAGGGGCTGGGAACGCGCAAGAACGGCATTTTCCTCTCCCTATTGAGGGAGCGGGGGGTGGAGGCATACCCCGGCTCGTTGCGCTATGTGCGCGCGGTCAAGTCCGCCGGGCTTCGCACCGCCGTGGTTTCGTCGAGCACGAACTGCCGTGAGGCGCTCGAGGCGGCGGACATCGCAGATTTGTTCGATGCCCGCATCGACGGCATCGTGGCCAGGGAGCGGCGCCTCCCGGGCAAGCCGGCCCCGGACACTTATGTGGCGGCGGCCCGGGCTCTCGGCGTCGAACCCGCCCGGGCGGCGGTCTTCGAGGACGCGCTCGCCGGTGTGGCCGCGGGCCGCGCGGGCAAGTTCGGGTTCGTCGTCGGCGTGGACCGCATGGGGCAGGCCCGCGAACTGCGCGCGCACGGCGCGGACATCGTCGTTAACGACCTTGCCGAGCTCCTGGAGGCGAAATGA
- a CDS encoding glycoside hydrolase family 65 protein — MILHPAFRLEPWALHETELHLGQLAQSESLFALSNGHIGLRGNLDEGEPHGLPGSYLNGFYELRPLPYAEPQYGLPESSQTLVNVANGKLMRLLVNDEPFDVRYGTLSSHDRVLDFRAGTLSRKVEWTSPAGQTVRVTSLRLVSFTHRAVVGICYEVEPLDGPASIVVQSELVANEQMPSVEGDPRVSSALESPLESVDHQSRDAGAVLIHRTRKSGLHIAAAMDHTVTGTSEAHVATETTADSARIVVTDRLKPGERLRLVKLVAYGWSSKRTVPALRDQVAAALAAARQTGWDDLLEGQRQFLNDFWERADVEIVGDPGLQQAVRFALFHVLQAGARAERRAIPAKGLTGNGYDGHSFWDTETFILPVLTYTMPGAAADTLRWRHSTIEAARRRAVELGLAGAAFPWRTINGEECSGYWPAGTAAFHVNADIADAVIRHVNATGDENFEREIGVELLVQTARLWHSLGHHDPHGRFRIDGVTGPDEYSALADNNVYTNLMAARNLAGAADACERHQDRANELGVTPGEMADWRAAAGNMYIPYDQRLGVHPQAEGFTDHEMWNFAGTKPEQYPLMMHFPYFDLYRKQVVKQPDLVLAMQLCGNAFSENQKQRNFEYYNKITVQDSSLSACTQAVMAAEVGYLRLALEYAAEAAFIDLHDINHNVRDGLHVASLAGTWIALVNGFGGMRDHAGILSFAPRLPEHLISLVFCIVYRDTSIRVEVAANAATYRLTLGSGPMRIMHYGEQLILNSSDPVERPIPPSALNEPPALPPGRELRFRKRGSGLWK, encoded by the coding sequence ATGATCCTGCACCCGGCATTCCGCCTTGAGCCCTGGGCTCTTCACGAGACGGAACTGCACCTCGGCCAACTAGCTCAGAGCGAATCGCTCTTCGCGCTTTCCAATGGCCACATCGGCTTGCGGGGCAACCTTGACGAGGGTGAACCCCATGGACTGCCGGGATCTTACCTGAACGGATTTTACGAACTGCGTCCCCTGCCGTACGCCGAGCCGCAATATGGCTTGCCGGAGTCGAGCCAGACGCTCGTCAATGTGGCCAATGGGAAGCTGATGCGTCTACTCGTCAATGACGAGCCTTTCGATGTGCGCTACGGCACCCTCAGCAGCCATGACCGTGTGCTCGATTTCCGCGCCGGAACCCTGTCGCGGAAAGTGGAATGGACCTCTCCGGCGGGCCAAACGGTGCGCGTGACCTCGCTCAGGCTGGTCTCCTTCACGCATCGGGCGGTCGTCGGCATATGCTACGAGGTTGAACCGCTGGACGGGCCCGCCAGCATTGTCGTGCAGTCCGAGCTTGTCGCCAACGAGCAGATGCCTTCCGTCGAGGGAGATCCCCGCGTTTCCAGCGCGCTCGAATCACCTCTGGAGTCCGTGGATCACCAGTCGCGCGATGCGGGGGCCGTGCTGATCCACCGCACCCGCAAGAGCGGGCTGCACATTGCGGCGGCGATGGATCATACCGTCACGGGAACTTCCGAAGCGCATGTGGCCACGGAGACCACGGCCGACTCGGCCCGCATCGTCGTCACGGACAGGCTCAAGCCGGGAGAGCGCCTGCGCCTGGTCAAGCTCGTGGCCTACGGGTGGTCGTCCAAGCGCACCGTGCCCGCTCTGCGCGACCAGGTGGCCGCCGCCCTAGCCGCGGCGCGCCAGACCGGATGGGACGATCTGCTCGAAGGCCAGCGCCAATTCCTCAATGATTTCTGGGAGCGCGCCGATGTCGAGATAGTGGGCGACCCCGGGCTGCAGCAGGCTGTGCGCTTCGCGCTGTTTCATGTGCTCCAGGCGGGTGCGCGGGCCGAGAGGCGCGCCATTCCCGCGAAGGGGCTGACGGGAAACGGTTACGATGGCCACTCGTTCTGGGACACTGAGACGTTCATCCTGCCTGTGCTGACCTACACCATGCCGGGTGCCGCGGCCGATACGCTGCGCTGGCGCCACTCGACCATCGAGGCGGCGAGGCGGCGGGCCGTGGAATTGGGCCTGGCCGGGGCGGCCTTTCCATGGCGCACCATCAACGGCGAGGAGTGCTCGGGGTATTGGCCAGCGGGGACAGCCGCGTTTCACGTCAACGCGGACATCGCCGACGCGGTGATCCGCCATGTCAATGCGACAGGCGACGAGAATTTCGAACGTGAAATCGGGGTGGAACTCCTCGTGCAGACCGCCCGGCTCTGGCATTCCCTCGGGCACCACGACCCGCACGGACGCTTTCGGATCGATGGAGTGACCGGCCCCGACGAATACAGCGCCCTTGCCGACAACAATGTCTACACCAACCTTATGGCGGCACGGAACCTCGCAGGCGCGGCCGACGCGTGCGAGCGTCACCAGGACAGGGCGAACGAGCTCGGGGTGACGCCCGGGGAAATGGCGGATTGGCGCGCCGCCGCCGGGAACATGTACATCCCTTACGATCAACGTCTTGGCGTACATCCGCAGGCGGAAGGCTTCACCGACCATGAGATGTGGAATTTCGCCGGGACAAAACCGGAACAGTATCCACTCATGATGCATTTCCCGTATTTTGATCTGTACAGAAAGCAGGTGGTGAAACAGCCTGATCTCGTTCTGGCCATGCAACTTTGCGGCAATGCGTTCTCTGAGAACCAAAAGCAGCGGAATTTCGAGTATTACAACAAGATCACCGTTCAGGATTCGTCCCTGTCAGCATGCACGCAGGCTGTGATGGCCGCCGAGGTCGGGTATCTCCGCCTTGCGCTGGAATATGCGGCAGAAGCCGCATTCATTGATCTGCATGATATAAATCATAATGTTCGGGATGGACTGCATGTCGCATCTCTTGCAGGAACGTGGATCGCATTGGTCAATGGTTTCGGCGGCATGCGGGATCACGCGGGTATATTGTCGTTCGCCCCGCGCCTGCCGGAGCACCTCATATCACTGGTTTTCTGCATCGTGTACCGCGACACCAGCATCCGGGTGGAGGTGGCAGCAAACGCCGCCACCTACCGGCTCACGCTGGGCTCGGGCCCGATGCGGATCATGCACTACGGCGAACAGTTGATCCTGAACAGTTCCGATCCGGTCGAACGCCCGATTCCGCCGTCAGCGTTGAACGAGCCGCCAGCGTTGCCGCCAGGCCGTGAGTTACGATTCCGCAAGCGTGGGTCGGGACTTTGGAAATGA
- a CDS encoding copper-transporting P-type ATPase — translation MHPEIRQHAPGTCPKCGMALEPVTPTKEEEPDSEYRDMKRRFVVAASLALPVVVLSMGNMIPGRPVAGALQPQTRQWVELALTTPVVFWAGWPFFQRAWNSLLNRNLNMFTLISLGVAVAYVYSLAGMIFPGSFPASMRHDGLVEVYFEAAAVIVALVLAGQVLELRARHRTGAAIRDLLKLSPAKARRIGSDGSEVDIPLEEVAVGDRLRVRPGEKVPVDGTVLEGESRVDESMITGEPVPVAKARGDSLVGATVNGTGSLVMEAVKVGSDTLLARIVAMVSDAQHSRAPIQKLADTVSGYFVPAVIGVAAAAFLAWILWGPEPRLSHALVAAVSVLIIACPCALGLATPVSIMVATGKGASMGVLFRDATAIETLRKVDVLVVDKTGTLTEGKPRLTEIISLGNLKEEEILRLAASLERESEHPLAQAVLDHAREQGVAPAAVKDWKYVSGKGVTGLIENRRVALGNGPLLTDLNVEIGGLEEEARKLREQGRSVVYLAVDDEPAGLLGVADPVKPSSVEAVRVLGQEGVRVFMLTGDSLATAQAVARQLGIEEILAEVLPDQKAEKVRELMSQGHSVAMAGNGINDAPALAAAHVGIAMGTGTDIAMESAGVTLVKGDLRGIVRARRLSQATMRNIRQNLFFAFVYNAVGVPVAAGVLFPGMGILLSPMIAAAAMSMSSVSVLTNALRLRALKLGSQ, via the coding sequence ATGCATCCTGAAATACGCCAGCACGCTCCCGGCACGTGCCCAAAATGCGGCATGGCTCTGGAGCCGGTCACGCCAACCAAGGAGGAAGAGCCCGATTCGGAATACCGGGACATGAAACGGCGGTTCGTGGTGGCCGCCAGCCTGGCGCTGCCCGTAGTTGTATTATCCATGGGCAACATGATCCCCGGGCGCCCGGTGGCCGGGGCGCTCCAGCCGCAAACTCGCCAATGGGTCGAATTGGCTCTGACCACGCCGGTGGTTTTCTGGGCCGGCTGGCCCTTTTTCCAGCGCGCATGGAATTCTCTGCTCAATCGCAACCTCAACATGTTCACCCTGATCAGCCTGGGCGTGGCGGTCGCCTATGTCTACAGCCTGGCAGGCATGATTTTTCCGGGCAGTTTTCCCGCCAGCATGCGCCATGACGGCCTGGTCGAGGTGTATTTCGAGGCCGCGGCGGTCATCGTGGCCCTGGTCCTCGCGGGGCAGGTGTTGGAGTTGCGTGCAAGGCACCGCACCGGGGCGGCCATCCGGGACCTGCTCAAGTTGTCCCCAGCCAAGGCCCGGCGTATCGGGTCAGACGGCTCCGAGGTGGACATTCCTTTAGAGGAGGTCGCCGTCGGCGACCGGCTCAGGGTGCGGCCGGGAGAGAAGGTGCCTGTGGATGGAACCGTTCTAGAAGGCGAGAGCAGGGTGGATGAATCCATGATCACCGGAGAGCCGGTTCCGGTGGCCAAGGCACGCGGGGACTCGTTGGTGGGGGCCACCGTCAACGGTACGGGCAGCCTGGTGATGGAGGCCGTCAAGGTGGGCTCCGACACCCTGCTGGCCCGGATAGTGGCCATGGTGTCCGATGCGCAACACAGCCGCGCGCCGATACAGAAACTGGCGGACACCGTATCGGGCTATTTTGTTCCGGCGGTCATCGGCGTGGCGGCAGCGGCCTTCCTGGCCTGGATATTGTGGGGGCCGGAGCCGAGGCTATCCCATGCGCTGGTAGCCGCCGTCTCGGTGCTGATCATCGCCTGCCCCTGCGCGTTGGGCCTGGCTACGCCCGTGTCCATCATGGTGGCCACAGGCAAAGGGGCTAGCATGGGCGTGCTTTTCCGAGACGCAACGGCCATCGAGACCCTCAGGAAAGTGGACGTTCTGGTGGTGGACAAAACGGGGACCCTGACCGAAGGCAAACCACGGCTGACGGAGATCATATCCCTTGGGAATCTCAAGGAGGAGGAGATACTCCGGTTGGCCGCCAGCCTGGAACGCGAGAGCGAACACCCGCTGGCTCAAGCCGTTCTGGACCATGCCAGGGAACAAGGCGTGGCTCCGGCAGCCGTTAAGGATTGGAAATACGTCTCTGGCAAGGGCGTGACCGGGCTTATCGAGAACAGGCGGGTTGCCCTGGGCAACGGCCCCCTGCTGACGGATTTGAACGTGGAAATCGGCGGGCTGGAAGAAGAAGCCCGGAAGCTGCGCGAACAGGGGCGCAGCGTGGTCTATCTTGCTGTGGATGACGAACCGGCCGGGCTTCTGGGCGTGGCGGACCCGGTCAAGCCGAGTTCGGTCGAGGCCGTCAGGGTACTCGGCCAGGAGGGAGTGCGGGTCTTCATGCTCACGGGCGACTCCCTGGCCACGGCCCAGGCGGTTGCCAGGCAGCTCGGAATCGAGGAGATACTGGCCGAAGTGCTCCCGGATCAGAAAGCGGAAAAGGTCCGGGAGCTCATGAGCCAGGGGCATTCCGTGGCCATGGCGGGCAACGGAATCAACGACGCCCCTGCCCTGGCGGCGGCCCATGTAGGCATCGCCATGGGCACCGGCACCGACATCGCCATGGAGAGCGCCGGGGTGACTCTGGTCAAGGGCGACCTGCGGGGCATAGTCCGGGCGAGGCGGCTGAGCCAGGCAACCATGCGCAACATTCGCCAGAACCTGTTCTTCGCTTTCGTCTACAATGCGGTTGGAGTGCCCGTCGCTGCCGGGGTCCTGTTTCCCGGCATGGGGATACTGCTCAGCCCCATGATCGCGGCTGCGGCCATGAGCATGAGTTCGGTCTCCGTGCTGACCAACGCCCTCCGCCTCCGCGCGCTCAAACTCGGTTCGCAATGA
- a CDS encoding IS3 family transposase: protein MKRRGSYAKVAARNADLLDRIRSLKADHPFWGYRRIWAHLRFVDELAVGKNRVHRLMKEHGLTVRSNQLLKAKRKPTGSKPRPTRPNQWWGIDMTKVMIEGFGWVYVVIVLDWNTKKVVGHYAGLQARAWHWLAALNKAVNRQFSEGARGAALNLMSDNGCQPTSVSFMKSCRIMGINQAFTSYSNPKGNADTERFMRTLKEELVWINEFTSPGAFLESLDRWIDGYNANYLHSTLGYRSPEAFEAEQLSRETQLADAC, encoded by the coding sequence GTGAAACGGCGCGGCTCTTACGCCAAAGTCGCCGCCCGAAACGCCGACCTTCTGGACCGTATTCGCTCGCTCAAGGCTGATCACCCGTTCTGGGGCTACCGGCGCATATGGGCTCATCTACGCTTCGTTGATGAGCTGGCCGTCGGCAAGAACCGAGTGCACCGGCTTATGAAGGAGCACGGGTTGACGGTGCGGAGCAATCAGCTGCTCAAGGCCAAGCGCAAACCGACCGGCAGCAAGCCCAGGCCCACCAGGCCGAATCAGTGGTGGGGCATCGACATGACCAAGGTCATGATCGAAGGCTTCGGCTGGGTCTACGTGGTGATCGTGCTGGACTGGAACACCAAGAAGGTCGTTGGGCATTACGCCGGGTTGCAGGCCCGGGCTTGGCACTGGCTGGCGGCGCTGAACAAGGCCGTGAACCGCCAGTTTTCCGAAGGTGCGCGTGGGGCGGCGCTTAACTTGATGTCCGACAACGGCTGCCAACCCACATCGGTGAGCTTCATGAAGTCTTGCCGGATCATGGGCATCAACCAGGCGTTCACCAGCTACTCCAACCCCAAAGGCAACGCGGATACGGAGCGCTTCATGCGCACGCTCAAGGAAGAGCTGGTCTGGATCAACGAGTTCACGAGTCCTGGCGCCTTCTTGGAGTCTTTGGATCGCTGGATCGACGGCTACAACGCCAACTATCTGCACTCGACCCTTGGCTACAGGTCGCCAGAGGCCTTCGAGGCAGAACAACTCAGCCGCGAGACTCAATTAGCGGACGCTTGCTAA
- a CDS encoding transposase, with protein MKRRKWTPEQKALIVLEGLRGRPIGELCNEHGISQAQYYQWRDRFLGNAHRVFETATVDKRTQRLGSENAKLKGLVGELTLELKKTDGWP; from the coding sequence ATGAAACGACGGAAGTGGACCCCGGAGCAGAAGGCTCTCATCGTGCTCGAAGGCCTTCGAGGACGGCCAATCGGCGAGCTGTGCAACGAGCACGGCATTTCCCAGGCTCAGTATTACCAGTGGCGCGACCGCTTTCTCGGCAATGCCCACCGCGTGTTCGAGACGGCCACTGTGGACAAGCGCACCCAACGGCTTGGGTCTGAGAATGCCAAACTCAAGGGATTGGTCGGCGAGTTGACCTTGGAGTTAAAAAAAACGGACGGTTGGCCGTGA